Proteins encoded in a region of the Gulosibacter sediminis genome:
- a CDS encoding diacylglycerol/lipid kinase family protein encodes MTAKRAAIVANPVKIDMAQLRRLLPAMERAHGYADTLILETTADSPGTEQTAEAIDAGVDVVIAAGGDGTVRLVADKLAHSDVPIGIIPAGTGNLLARNLGLVDRFNRIFDLEDALEVAFGNRERRIDLGEVDVERPDGEHERFRFSIIAGVGIDAGMIEHTDEELKAKIGWLAYGGGIARWLVGSGAFSARYKISGGRTWGTRASSIMIGNSGSLPGGLNLLPDAAIDDGLIDMVIMRPRGPLGWSMVAAGVIARNLPNVKLPAHGAVNYFQGEEILLRLDGGPQHFELDGDTEGEVVALRAHTLEGALVARVPVTR; translated from the coding sequence ATGACAGCGAAGCGTGCCGCGATAGTCGCGAACCCCGTGAAGATCGACATGGCGCAATTGCGGCGCCTGCTGCCCGCGATGGAGCGCGCGCACGGCTACGCCGACACGCTCATCCTCGAGACGACAGCCGACTCCCCCGGCACCGAGCAGACCGCCGAGGCGATCGACGCGGGCGTCGACGTCGTTATTGCCGCGGGCGGCGACGGCACCGTACGCCTCGTCGCCGACAAGCTCGCGCACTCGGATGTGCCGATCGGCATCATCCCCGCCGGCACCGGCAACCTGCTCGCCCGCAACCTCGGCCTCGTCGACCGCTTCAACCGCATCTTCGACCTCGAGGATGCGCTCGAGGTCGCGTTCGGCAACCGCGAGCGCCGCATCGACCTCGGCGAGGTCGACGTCGAGCGGCCCGACGGCGAGCACGAGCGCTTCCGCTTCAGCATCATCGCGGGCGTCGGCATCGACGCGGGCATGATCGAGCACACCGACGAGGAGCTCAAGGCAAAGATCGGCTGGCTCGCCTACGGCGGCGGCATCGCCCGCTGGCTCGTCGGCTCGGGCGCGTTCAGCGCGCGCTACAAGATCTCGGGCGGCCGCACCTGGGGCACGCGCGCTTCGAGCATCATGATCGGCAACTCGGGCAGCCTGCCCGGCGGCCTCAACCTGCTGCCCGACGCCGCCATCGATGACGGCCTCATCGACATGGTGATCATGCGCCCGCGCGGCCCACTCGGCTGGTCGATGGTCGCGGCGGGGGTCATCGCCCGTAACCTGCCGAACGTGAAGCTGCCGGCGCACGGTGCGGTCAACTACTTCCAGGGCGAGGAGATTCTGCTGCGCCTCGACGGCGGCCCGCAGCACTTCGAGCTCGACGGCGACACCGAGGGCGAGGTCGTCGCGCTGCGCGCCCACACGCTCGAGGGCGCGCTCGTCGCCCGCGTGCCGGTGACGCGCTAG
- a CDS encoding alpha/beta hydrolase → MAVADRFYTPGVDTSNDGIEVDYVEHVLPFDGIKVHVYEWLPEGTPRAVVHISHGAGEHARRYQRLANALRASGFAVVADDHLGHGRTGVYHRGIGEMGKHGMRDSLRLIRHVITWTRGRYAGARLVELAHSWGSLMAQKQFADEPDIFDALVLSGTTVMLPGIANTGDFNAPYGDDGHGMSWLSRDKAEVQKMIDDLYGFDIGQSDMLDLPGLLGTFSLPPLRRRGRAARVPVLILAGEHDAVSLGRARGARSLAWAYRNVTKLDDVTLRVSTAAASPLTTLEGFARPTAIARAAATVRGATALSCAGSSRSR, encoded by the coding sequence ATGGCTGTCGCAGATCGCTTTTACACCCCCGGTGTCGACACCTCGAACGACGGCATCGAGGTCGACTACGTCGAGCACGTGCTCCCGTTCGACGGCATCAAGGTACACGTCTACGAGTGGCTGCCCGAGGGCACACCGCGCGCCGTCGTGCACATCTCCCACGGTGCCGGCGAGCACGCGCGCCGCTACCAGCGGCTCGCGAACGCGCTGCGCGCATCCGGCTTCGCGGTGGTGGCCGACGACCACCTCGGGCACGGCCGCACGGGCGTCTATCACCGCGGGATCGGCGAGATGGGCAAGCACGGGATGCGCGACTCGCTTCGGCTCATCCGCCACGTCATCACCTGGACGCGAGGCCGCTATGCGGGCGCGCGCCTCGTCGAGCTCGCCCACTCGTGGGGCTCGCTGATGGCACAGAAGCAGTTCGCCGACGAACCCGACATCTTCGACGCGCTCGTGCTCTCGGGCACGACCGTGATGCTCCCCGGAATCGCGAACACGGGCGACTTCAATGCGCCCTACGGCGACGACGGCCACGGCATGAGCTGGCTCAGCCGCGACAAGGCCGAGGTGCAGAAGATGATCGACGACCTCTACGGCTTCGACATCGGGCAGTCCGACATGCTCGACCTGCCGGGTCTGCTCGGCACCTTCTCGCTGCCGCCGCTGCGCCGCCGAGGCCGCGCAGCGCGGGTGCCAGTGCTCATCCTCGCCGGGGAACACGACGCCGTGAGCCTCGGCCGTGCGCGGGGCGCCAGGTCACTCGCGTGGGCGTATCGCAACGTCACGAAGCTCGACGACGTCACGCTGCGCGTGAGCACCGCGGCGGCCTCGCCGCTCACGACGCTTGAGGGATTCGCGCGGCCAACGGCGATCGCCCGAGCCGCCGCGACTGTGAGAGGGGCAACAGCGCTCTCATGTGCTGGTTCATCGAGGAGCAGGTAG